In Erinaceus europaeus chromosome 10, mEriEur2.1, whole genome shotgun sequence, one DNA window encodes the following:
- the TRMO gene encoding tRNA (adenine(37)-N6)-methyltransferase isoform X5, which translates to MIHGTPILDIKPYIADYDSPQNLTDPLGDFSSQNNERSPKADSQPDGKTESCDLPQLSRGNEPQPHANTEEKKLNCLEDRPSGENNKKHDNTAKVRRNSPKCREMAADLSSEPRNDQSSSAAEEKINPDHLGKGISEKGTARRLRSGKEANSPPENSVEMQLEGPHCLPSMADAAQCSVVPRWVTEAPVASLQVRFTPHAEMDLGQLSPQGKPDASQASFRYFQSAKEARRAIEAVLSADPRSVYRRKLCQDRLYYFSVDMAHVTCWFGDDFAEVLRIKPAPEPVQMTDPTESLVSLGS; encoded by the exons ATGATTCATGGCACTCCCATTCTAGACATAAAGCCCTACATAGCTGATTACGACTCGCCACAAAATTTGACTGACCCTCTAGGAGACTTTAGTTCACAGAACAACGAGCGCAGTCCAAAAGCCGACTCTCAGCCTGATGGCAAGACTGAGAGCTGTGACCTGCCACAGCTCTCCAGGGGGAATGAGCCACAGCCACACGCTAACACCGAGGAGAAGAAGCTGAACTGCCTTGAAGACAGACCTTCAGGGGAAAACAACAAGAAGCACGACAACACAGCGAAAGTCCGGCGAAACTCACCAAAGTGCAGGGAAATGGCAGCCGACTTGAGTTCAGAACCAAGAAATGATCAAAGCTCAAGTGCAGCAGAAGagaaaatcaacccagaccaCCTGGGGAAGGGCATTTCAGAGAAAGGTACAGCTAGAAGGCTAAGGAGTGGGAAAGAAGCTAACAGCCCACCAGAAAACAGTGTGGAGATGCAGCTGGAGGGGCCTCACTGCCTTCCTAGCATGGCTGACGCAGCCCAGTGCAGTGTGGTTCCCAGGTGGGTGACAGAAGCTCCTGTGGCCTCCTTACAAGTCCGATTCACTCCTCACGCAGAGATGGACCTTGGGCAGCTCAGTCCTCAAGGCAAACCAG ATGCCAGTCAGGCCTCATTTAGATATTTTCAATCAGCCAAGGAAGCCAGGCGTGCCATTGAGGCTGTGCTGTCCGCCGACCCTCGGTCTGTGTATCGCCGGAAACTCTGCCAGGACCGCCTTTACTACTTCAGTGTAGACATGGCACATGTCACTTGCTGGTTTGGTGACGACTTTGCAGAGGTTCTAAGGATCAAGCCAGCACCCGAGCCTGTTCAGATGACTGACCCCACAGAGTCCTTGGTGTCTCTGGGATCATAA
- the TRMO gene encoding tRNA (adenine(37)-N6)-methyltransferase isoform X4 yields the protein MCVGGGAVYLSGIDMIHGTPILDIKPYIADYDSPQNLTDPLGDFSSQNNERSPKADSQPDGKTESCDLPQLSRGNEPQPHANTEEKKLNCLEDRPSGENNKKHDNTAKVRRNSPKCREMAADLSSEPRNDQSSSAAEEKINPDHLGKGISEKGTARRLRSGKEANSPPENSVEMQLEGPHCLPSMADAAQCSVVPRWVTEAPVASLQVRFTPHAEMDLGQLSPQGKPDASQASFRYFQSAKEARRAIEAVLSADPRSVYRRKLCQDRLYYFSVDMAHVTCWFGDDFAEVLRIKPAPEPVQMTDPTESLVSLGS from the exons GTGGAGCTGTGTACCTTTCTGGAATTGACATGATTCATGGCACTCCCATTCTAGACATAAAGCCCTACATAGCTGATTACGACTCGCCACAAAATTTGACTGACCCTCTAGGAGACTTTAGTTCACAGAACAACGAGCGCAGTCCAAAAGCCGACTCTCAGCCTGATGGCAAGACTGAGAGCTGTGACCTGCCACAGCTCTCCAGGGGGAATGAGCCACAGCCACACGCTAACACCGAGGAGAAGAAGCTGAACTGCCTTGAAGACAGACCTTCAGGGGAAAACAACAAGAAGCACGACAACACAGCGAAAGTCCGGCGAAACTCACCAAAGTGCAGGGAAATGGCAGCCGACTTGAGTTCAGAACCAAGAAATGATCAAAGCTCAAGTGCAGCAGAAGagaaaatcaacccagaccaCCTGGGGAAGGGCATTTCAGAGAAAGGTACAGCTAGAAGGCTAAGGAGTGGGAAAGAAGCTAACAGCCCACCAGAAAACAGTGTGGAGATGCAGCTGGAGGGGCCTCACTGCCTTCCTAGCATGGCTGACGCAGCCCAGTGCAGTGTGGTTCCCAGGTGGGTGACAGAAGCTCCTGTGGCCTCCTTACAAGTCCGATTCACTCCTCACGCAGAGATGGACCTTGGGCAGCTCAGTCCTCAAGGCAAACCAG ATGCCAGTCAGGCCTCATTTAGATATTTTCAATCAGCCAAGGAAGCCAGGCGTGCCATTGAGGCTGTGCTGTCCGCCGACCCTCGGTCTGTGTATCGCCGGAAACTCTGCCAGGACCGCCTTTACTACTTCAGTGTAGACATGGCACATGTCACTTGCTGGTTTGGTGACGACTTTGCAGAGGTTCTAAGGATCAAGCCAGCACCCGAGCCTGTTCAGATGACTGACCCCACAGAGTCCTTGGTGTCTCTGGGATCATAA